A genome region from Purpureocillium takamizusanense chromosome 8, complete sequence includes the following:
- a CDS encoding uncharacterized protein (COG:J~BUSCO:EOG09264R1U~EggNog:ENOG503NXEV): MPPRLHIWSACRALTVRTRPAAQHRIEALRLSARIQTRLYADNTTPKSTNDADSAFKANLSTAEDNSSKSEAQKTTQNAEQSLDQGAPAEGGEAFQDSHISALDDAALEQILYGGRTVMSETQDGLTAAQEDALYREGTIPPPAVAEAMLPQARVSESSHLPENSSNELEKPGHKFGLPVKPYPKGFNLKKRYHPVLEQITRLLMRDGKLSVAQRNMAMVMNFLRTAPAPIYSPQFPLLPGTPPAFHLPLNPILYITIAIDSVAPLIRVRNFAGAGGGGRALEVPVPLALRQRRRVAFQWILDVINKKPSKGSGRKQFPHRIAEEIIAVIEGRSSVWEKRKQVHKLGTASRANVSKKVTVKKRK; encoded by the exons ATGCCTCCAAGATTACACATCTGGAGCGCATGCAGGGCTCTGACGGTGCGCACAAGACCAGCCGCGCAACACCGAATCGAGGCCCTCCGACTGTCCGCGAGAATACAGACCCGACTCTACGCCGACAACACAACGCCCAAGTCGACCAACGACGCCGATTCTGCATTCAAAGCGAACCTCAGCACAGCTGAGGACAATTCGAGCAAGAGCGAGGCTCAGAAGACAACACAAAACGCGGAGCAGTCACTAGACCAAGGCGCCCCCGCAGAG GGCGGGGAGGCGTTTCAAGACTCACACATCAGTGCATTGGACGATGCGGCACTGGAGCAGATCCTATATGGCGGCCGAACCGTCATGAGCGAAACGCAGGACGGCTTgaccgccgcccaggagGATGCACTGTATCGCGAAGGCACGATACCTCCAcctgccgtggccgaggcaaTGCTGCCACAAGCCCGAGTCTCCGAATCATCACATTTGCCCGAAAATAGCAGCAACGAACTGGAGAAGCCGGGTCACAAGTTTGGCCTGCCAGTGAAGCCCTACCCGAAAGGCTTCAACCTGAAGAAGCGATACCATCCCGTGCTGGAGCAAATCACGAGGCTTTTGATGCGGGACGGCAAGCTCAGCGTTGCTCAAAGG AACATGGCGATGGTCATGAACTTCTTGCGAACGGCCCCCGCTCCGATTTATAGCCCCCAGTTCCCGCTCCTACCGGGGACACCGCCGGCATTCCATCTACCACTGAACCCCATTCTCTACATCACAATCGCCATTGACTCGGTCGCGCCGCTGATCAGAGTGCGAAACTTTGCGGGTGCCgggggtggcggccgcgcgctcgaggtGCCTGTACCTCTCGCtctgcggcagcggaggagAGTGGCGTTTCAGTGGATCCTAGATGTCATCAACAAGAAACCGTCCAAGGGGAGCGGGCGGAAGCAGTTCCCGCACCGCATCGCTGAAGAGATCATCGCCGTGATCGAGGGACGGTCAAGCGTGTGGGAAAAGAGGAAGCAGGTTCACAAGCTCGGCACGGCTTCTCGAGCGAACGTGTCTAAGAAG
- a CDS encoding uncharacterized protein (EggNog:ENOG503P6X0) codes for MATASTYSPTDSNASISLSWQERLEEICRQAKLLPPVFQLVSDRRGGRTAWSSRVIVHGKTVEARYWYDGKNLNNAREDAAECAFNWLSASSTNSSSQSWGSC; via the exons ATGGCTACTGCTTCCACATACAGCCCAACCGATTCGAATGCGTCAATCAGTCTGTCCTGGCAAGAACGCCTCGAAG AAATCTGCCGCCAGGCAAAATTACTTCCGCCCGTGTTCCAACTCGTTTCGGATCGCAGGG GTGGACGCACAGCGTGGTCAAGCAGAGTCATTGTACACGGCAAGACCGTAGAGGCCAGATACTGGTACGACGGGAAGAACCTCAATAACGCAAGagaggatgccgccgaaTGCGCATTCAACTGGctgagcgcctcgagcacgAACTCGTCGAGCCAGTCGTGGGGCTCCTGCTAA